One genomic region from Nostoc sp. C052 encodes:
- a CDS encoding XdhC/CoxI family protein — protein MNELQAILEGFESSQKNGEITFLATVVKTQGSTYRRPGAKMLMTNTGRMIGTISAGCLENDVFEHTQQRMSDGEPIVVTYDNTASEDILWGFGLGCNGVVQVLIERLEIESTPNAIAFIQECFHQKHLGIIATVFAFEGAVKVKLGSRLLLYPDGKFITDIKDANLIQSLIADSQAAFANQKSRVSNYQLPLGNVEVFTEVIQPPTDAVIFGAGYDAVPVAQFAQALGLQVTVVDCRANEATRTRFPLPCDVILSRREIVQKQVFINAHTNAVVMTHNYLDDREILKMLLPSPARYIGILGPKVRTERLLEDLRSQGIVYNTEQLRRLHSPIGIDIGADTPEGIAISIIAEIQAVLKNRSGNFLRNRNQPIHQCNESNSTLLLTT, from the coding sequence ATGAATGAATTACAAGCAATCTTAGAAGGCTTCGAGTCAAGTCAAAAAAATGGTGAAATCACTTTCCTGGCGACTGTAGTTAAAACTCAAGGTTCAACCTATCGCCGACCGGGTGCTAAAATGTTAATGACAAATACAGGTCGGATGATCGGAACAATCAGCGCTGGTTGCTTAGAAAACGACGTATTTGAGCATACTCAACAACGAATGTCAGACGGCGAACCAATTGTTGTTACTTACGATAACACCGCCTCGGAAGATATTCTGTGGGGCTTTGGTTTGGGGTGCAATGGGGTAGTGCAAGTTCTGATCGAACGTCTTGAGATAGAAAGCACACCGAATGCGATCGCTTTTATACAGGAGTGTTTTCATCAAAAACATTTAGGTATTATTGCTACAGTCTTTGCCTTTGAAGGCGCAGTAAAGGTCAAACTTGGGTCGCGCTTACTGCTCTATCCTGATGGTAAATTTATCACTGACATCAAAGATGCCAATTTAATTCAATCTCTGATTGCAGATAGTCAAGCAGCCTTTGCTAATCAAAAGTCAAGGGTAAGCAACTATCAGTTACCTTTAGGCAATGTAGAAGTTTTCACCGAAGTTATTCAACCACCCACAGATGCAGTAATATTTGGTGCAGGTTATGACGCTGTACCAGTAGCCCAGTTTGCTCAAGCATTAGGTTTGCAGGTTACTGTAGTCGATTGTCGAGCTAATGAGGCAACTAGAACGCGATTTCCTCTGCCTTGTGATGTCATTCTTAGTCGGCGAGAAATTGTCCAAAAACAGGTATTTATAAATGCCCACACAAATGCTGTGGTCATGACGCATAATTACCTTGACGACAGGGAAATTTTGAAAATGTTGCTACCATCTCCTGCACGTTACATAGGGATTTTAGGGCCAAAGGTGCGTACTGAGAGATTGCTTGAAGATTTGCGTTCGCAAGGAATAGTTTATAATACTGAACAATTAAGAAGATTGCATAGCCCGATTGGGATTGATATCGGAGCAGATACTCCTGAAGGAATAGCGATCTCCATTATTGCGGAAATTCAAGCAGTGCTAAAAAACCGCAGTGGTAATTTTTTAAGAAATCGCAATCAACCAATTCACCAATGTAATGAAAGCAACTCAACCTTGCTACTTACCACATAG
- a CDS encoding NTP transferase domain-containing protein, with the protein MTEEINNDKSTIAIMILAAGASTRMGTPKQLLLYQGLSFLQYITEMAIASVCQPVVVVLGANAEQIHPQIKQLPVKVVKNSDWACGMSASIKSGMELLNNLPQKLEAVVITLCDQPFVSQQIINQLVDTYYSTKKQIIACEYADTLGVPALFSQRFFSELAALKNASGAKIVINNNLNEVFSIPFPLGDIDIDTPKDYEQLLSITRATDSARSVATDYCAFTQNLDKKDTI; encoded by the coding sequence ATGACTGAGGAAATAAACAACGACAAATCAACTATAGCCATTATGATTCTTGCTGCTGGTGCATCGACTCGGATGGGTACACCGAAGCAACTATTGCTTTACCAAGGACTTAGCTTTTTGCAATACATTACAGAAATGGCAATCGCTTCAGTTTGTCAACCTGTGGTAGTAGTACTTGGAGCCAATGCAGAACAGATTCATCCCCAAATTAAACAACTTCCCGTTAAAGTAGTTAAAAACTCGGATTGGGCTTGTGGAATGAGTGCTTCAATCAAGAGCGGTATGGAATTGTTAAATAATCTTCCACAAAAATTAGAAGCAGTAGTTATTACACTTTGCGACCAGCCATTTGTTTCTCAGCAAATTATTAATCAACTTGTTGATACATATTATTCCACAAAAAAACAGATCATTGCTTGTGAATATGCGGATACATTAGGTGTACCTGCTCTATTTAGTCAGAGATTTTTTTCAGAACTTGCCGCTTTGAAAAATGCTTCAGGAGCCAAAATAGTTATTAATAATAACCTGAATGAAGTGTTTTCCATTCCGTTTCCTCTAGGGGATATCGATATTGACACACCAAAAGATTATGAACAATTGCTGTCAATTACCAGAGCTACTGATTCTGCTCGTAGCGTAGCCACCGATTATTGTGCTTTTACCCAAAACTTGGACAAAAAGGACACGATATAG
- a CDS encoding PRC-barrel domain-containing protein, translating into MSLHKIEYFDANYHQQDSQEHLRGFDLYSKDEKIGSADDLLVDDDGHIRYLVINTGIWIFGKKVLLPIGCSQVDYDTHRVYAVNLTKAQVEALPEFTNGMTVDFDYEHRVRQVYRPSSSFSVFDSSGVGYAGYGTEPPAATDTPTSSGVGYAGYGTEPPAATDTPTSSGVGYAGYGTDPPVPPYVPTSYGVGYEGYENALLASDRALSPDTDHSAAVDHCGSYTYQQDPGLYYMNDQNHQRLKLYEKRLVANRKQHKESVNSDMI; encoded by the coding sequence ATGTCTCTTCATAAAATCGAATATTTTGATGCTAATTATCATCAACAGGATTCTCAGGAGCATCTGAGGGGGTTTGACCTTTACTCCAAAGACGAAAAAATTGGCTCTGCTGACGACCTTTTGGTTGATGATGATGGCCACATTCGTTATCTGGTTATAAACACAGGCATTTGGATTTTTGGCAAAAAAGTTCTGCTGCCAATTGGATGTTCCCAGGTAGACTATGATACGCACCGGGTCTATGCAGTCAACCTGACTAAAGCCCAGGTAGAAGCACTACCTGAGTTTACGAATGGTATGACTGTTGATTTTGATTATGAACATCGAGTTAGACAAGTCTACCGTCCTTCATCTTCATTTAGTGTCTTTGACTCTTCTGGGGTTGGATACGCCGGATATGGAACTGAACCTCCAGCCGCTACTGATACTCCTACCTCTTCTGGGGTTGGATACGCCGGATATGGAACTGAACCTCCAGCCGCTACTGATACTCCTACCTCTTCTGGGGTTGGATATGCCGGATATGGAACTGACCCTCCTGTCCCTCCCTATGTTCCTACCTCTTATGGGGTTGGGTATGAAGGATATGAAAATGCCTTGCTTGCTTCGGATAGGGCACTCTCACCTGATACTGATCACAGCGCTGCTGTTGACCACTGTGGTTCCTACACATATCAGCAAGATCCTGGATTATATTATATGAACGATCAAAATCATCAACGGCTGAAACTGTATGAAAAACGGCTAGTGGCAAACAGAAAACAGCATAAGGAGTCTGTTAATTCTGATATGATTTGA
- a CDS encoding EF-hand domain-containing protein, translated as MATSQELQSLFNTLDRDQDGKVSINELFLSPGLSAIISAETGISSPQELLAMHGDKDGSISFEELKEVVKKASNLT; from the coding sequence ATGGCAACCTCGCAAGAGCTTCAATCTCTTTTTAATACCTTGGATCGCGATCAAGACGGCAAAGTGTCCATTAATGAGCTTTTTTTAAGTCCTGGCTTAAGTGCAATCATCTCGGCTGAAACAGGTATCAGTAGCCCCCAGGAATTGCTAGCTATGCATGGAGATAAAGACGGTAGTATCTCCTTTGAAGAGTTAAAGGAAGTTGTCAAAAAAGCAAGTAATTTAACCTAG
- a CDS encoding NblA/ycf18 family protein: MNQPIELSLEQEFSLRTFSDQVQHMSHEQAQEFLLMLYKQMMIRETTYQELLKHQWELDSGSILG; encoded by the coding sequence ATGAATCAACCCATTGAATTATCTTTAGAACAAGAATTTAGCCTTAGAACTTTCTCTGATCAAGTGCAGCACATGTCCCATGAACAAGCTCAAGAATTTTTGCTGATGCTCTATAAGCAAATGATGATAAGGGAAACGACTTACCAAGAATTGCTCAAACATCAGTGGGAACTTGATTCCGGTTCAATCTTGGGTTAA